Proteins co-encoded in one uncultured Draconibacterium sp. genomic window:
- a CDS encoding iron-containing alcohol dehydrogenase yields the protein MYNFEYKNPVKILFGKESISKLAGEIPQNATILMTYGGGSIKRTGVYDQVMAALKGCNITEFGGIEANPHYETCMKAVQVVKEKKADFLLAVGGGSVLDATKFIAAAALFENGDPWDILAAGAQVEQALPLGAVLTLPATGSEMNGNSVITRAERQEKKAFGSPLVMPQFSVLDPECVFTLPDRQVANGVVDAFVHVMEQYLTYNVNSPLQDRLAESILTTLVEEGPKVLAERKNYDAAANFMWCATMALNGMIAVGVPQDWSTHIIGHELTAFHGIDHGRTLAIVLPGVMHIKRENKKDKILQYGERIWDIKDGDADERVDAIIARTVEFFESLGVPCTLPEYDVPETTIDKIVERFKQSEAKFGEKQDMDYLEIEQILRNRL from the coding sequence ATGTACAATTTTGAATACAAAAATCCGGTTAAAATTCTTTTCGGAAAAGAATCAATTTCGAAATTGGCCGGTGAGATTCCGCAAAATGCCACAATACTGATGACTTATGGCGGTGGAAGTATAAAAAGAACCGGTGTTTACGACCAGGTAATGGCAGCATTGAAAGGTTGTAACATTACTGAGTTTGGCGGCATTGAAGCCAATCCACATTACGAAACCTGCATGAAAGCGGTGCAAGTGGTAAAAGAAAAAAAGGCAGACTTTCTGCTGGCAGTTGGAGGTGGATCGGTACTCGATGCCACAAAATTTATTGCTGCCGCTGCCTTATTTGAAAATGGCGATCCGTGGGACATATTGGCTGCAGGAGCACAAGTTGAACAGGCTTTGCCATTGGGTGCTGTTTTAACTTTACCGGCTACCGGATCGGAAATGAACGGAAATTCAGTTATTACACGGGCTGAAAGACAAGAGAAAAAAGCCTTCGGTTCTCCGCTGGTTATGCCGCAATTTTCGGTGCTCGACCCGGAGTGCGTATTTACTTTACCCGACCGACAAGTAGCAAATGGTGTTGTTGATGCATTTGTGCACGTGATGGAGCAGTACCTTACTTATAATGTAAATTCGCCACTTCAGGACAGGCTGGCAGAAAGTATTTTAACGACACTGGTTGAGGAAGGTCCAAAAGTGTTGGCCGAACGTAAGAATTACGATGCCGCTGCCAACTTTATGTGGTGCGCAACAATGGCACTGAATGGAATGATTGCCGTTGGCGTTCCTCAGGATTGGTCAACACACATAATCGGTCATGAGTTGACAGCGTTCCATGGTATTGATCACGGACGAACACTGGCTATTGTTTTGCCGGGCGTTATGCATATAAAACGAGAGAATAAAAAAGACAAGATTTTGCAATATGGCGAGCGCATTTGGGATATTAAAGATGGCGACGCTGATGAACGTGTTGATGCAATTATTGCACGAACCGTTGAGTTTTTTGAATCGTTAGGAGTTCCCTGCACTTTACCGGAGTATGATGTTCCGGAAACTACAATAGACAAAATTGTAGAGCGTTTTAAACAAAGCGAAGCTAAATTTGGAGAGAAACAAGACATGGACTACCTTGAAATTGAACAGATTTTAAGAAACAGACTATAG
- a CDS encoding aminotransferase class IV, which yields MALLPIHKYFVFNEQLQPVSTFVPAENEGGIYEVLRVVNGVPLFLDEHLKRFKHSAELAGKEIRYSCTQIEAFLTQLIVRNEVDKGNILISCKTNLKAFFIAHNYPSDEEYNKGVVCGLLHAERMNPNAKVFQTEVRKQANKMMATKGFYEVLLVDHERRITEGSRSNVFFIKGDELITPPGKQVLLGITRQKTIACAQQLGLKLSEEDVSKEQLPTFDAALITGTSPKILPVKEVAGKLFNVNNKVLRALMKEYDNRIEEDIKKRLSGKAEN from the coding sequence ATGGCACTTTTACCAATTCATAAATATTTTGTTTTTAATGAACAGCTTCAACCCGTTTCTACTTTCGTCCCGGCCGAAAACGAAGGTGGAATATACGAAGTTCTTCGTGTTGTTAACGGCGTTCCACTCTTTCTGGATGAACACCTGAAACGATTTAAGCACTCGGCAGAACTGGCGGGGAAAGAGATTCGTTACAGTTGTACACAAATTGAAGCTTTTTTAACGCAATTGATTGTTAGAAATGAGGTTGATAAAGGCAATATCTTAATCTCATGTAAAACCAATTTGAAAGCGTTTTTTATTGCACATAATTATCCAAGCGATGAGGAATATAACAAGGGAGTTGTTTGCGGATTATTACATGCCGAGCGAATGAATCCCAACGCAAAAGTATTTCAAACCGAAGTGCGCAAGCAGGCCAACAAAATGATGGCGACCAAAGGTTTTTATGAAGTGCTGCTTGTTGACCATGAACGAAGAATTACCGAAGGAAGTAGAAGCAATGTGTTTTTTATTAAAGGAGATGAACTAATAACACCGCCCGGGAAACAAGTTTTGTTGGGTATTACCCGTCAGAAAACAATTGCATGTGCACAACAGCTGGGTTTAAAACTATCAGAAGAAGATGTGAGCAAAGAGCAATTGCCGACTTTTGACGCTGCATTAATAACTGGCACTTCACCAAAAATACTTCCAGTAAAAGAGGTGGCCGGAAAACTGTTCAATGTAAATAATAAGGTTTTGAGGGCTTTGATGAAAGAATATGATAATCGGATTGAGGAAGACATAAAAAAAAGGTTGTCAGGAAAAGCGGAGAATTAA
- a CDS encoding response regulator transcription factor, translating into MKTKCLIIDDEPLARDLMRSHIEKLDNFEICAECGDAMKALQELHNYKIDLMFMDIQMPQITGIEFLKTLKNPPKVIITTAYREYALEGFELDVVDFLLKPITFERFLKSVNKYYQSVQEDVPAARQVMPSNGNSDDAFIYVKENKKVLKVHLNDILYVEGLSEYVQIYTTDKKIITKTSMTNMAEKLPENSFMRIHKSFIVSLSKIEAFTSSSIEVPGKELPIGRSYKNGVLEVLQLQG; encoded by the coding sequence ATGAAAACTAAGTGCCTCATTATCGATGATGAGCCTCTGGCGCGTGATTTGATGCGCTCTCATATTGAAAAACTCGATAATTTTGAAATTTGTGCCGAATGCGGCGATGCCATGAAAGCCTTGCAGGAATTGCACAACTACAAGATTGATTTAATGTTTATGGATATTCAAATGCCGCAAATTACCGGGATTGAATTTCTAAAGACCTTGAAAAATCCACCGAAAGTTATCATCACCACTGCTTATCGCGAATATGCGCTCGAAGGATTTGAGCTGGATGTGGTTGATTTTTTACTTAAACCCATCACTTTCGAACGTTTCCTTAAATCGGTAAATAAATACTACCAATCGGTTCAGGAAGATGTTCCTGCAGCTCGACAGGTTATGCCCTCGAATGGCAATTCCGACGATGCCTTTATATACGTGAAGGAGAATAAAAAAGTGTTGAAGGTACATTTAAATGATATTCTTTATGTGGAAGGATTGAGCGAATACGTTCAGATTTATACTACCGATAAAAAGATCATTACAAAAACCAGCATGACTAACATGGCAGAGAAATTACCCGAAAACAGTTTTATGCGTATTCATAAATCGTTTATTGTTTCGCTGTCAAAAATAGAGGCTTTTACCTCGAGTAGTATAGAAGTACCAGGAAAAGAATTACCAATTGGACGCAGCTACAAAAATGGAGTGCTGGAAGTGTTGCAACTACAAGGGTAA